One region of Wyeomyia smithii strain HCP4-BCI-WySm-NY-G18 chromosome 3, ASM2978416v1, whole genome shotgun sequence genomic DNA includes:
- the LOC129728069 gene encoding uncharacterized protein LOC129728069, producing MPTDEYKQKMLNLLTDDKTYLPIPRDPTSRYQRTNNEFVKRLLNLNLIDKQTATRLTTYNAICPRIYGQPKAHKPNLPLRPVVPNMTAPAYNLSKYIGKIIQNSIESRYNIKDSFTFCDFINTVTLPPDYILISLDVTSLFTSIPKTLVTHNIIKQWEKIKVYTNINLDLFIEIVEFCIESSYCKYNGQHFQQIFGTAMGNPISPTLADLVMETLLDTVIPLLTFKPPFLKKYVDDLLLALPANQLNHVLETFNSYNEHIQFTYEMENNRRLPFLDMTLIRQENQSIKTEWYMKPIASGRFLDYFSFHPLHHKINMAKNFIRRVDKLSTNLQNDDKARIIHKQLRLNNYPKALINRLISRMQENITAPQETPSENLEYTYRSIPYIPHLSNRIDKHLKNDYKHIRLAHRNIKTVKQLFTNVKDPIPHEHQSNVIYNIPCKDCSACYVGMTTNMLKTRISGHRTHYNTWDKLLQQGYNETDTQISTLKEKTALMHHSITQNHRFDFQQTKIIDRHNKPQALPFLEICHIANTENSINKRTDTEGLNTIYAGIIHSIKNINQNKTDNHDSQSTTTKTQSCTISQTHP from the coding sequence ATGCCAACAGATGAATACAAACAGAAGATGCTTAATTTGCTCACCGACGATAAAACATATCTCCCAATACCACGCGATCCAACATCacgataccaaagaacaaacaATGAATTTGTAAAACGATTGCTCAACCTAAATCTTATCGACAAACAGACCGCAACAAGACTAACTACATATAATGCCATATGCCCCAGAATATACGGACAGCCCAAAGCGCACAAACCCAATCTACCACTAAGGCCAGTAGTGCCAAACATGACTGCTCCCGCTTACAACCTTTCGAAATATATAGGAAAAATCATACAAAACTCCATCGAGAGCCGATACAACATAAAGGATTCATTTACATTTTGCGATTTTATTAACACAGTTACATTGCCACCTGATTACATCCTAATTTCCCTCGACGTTACATCGCTATTCACATCGATTCCCAAAACATTAGTTACACACAACATAATAAAACAATGGGAGAAAATCAAAGTTTATACGAACATAAACCTAGATTTGTTTATCGAAATAGTTGAATTCTGCATAGAATCAAGCTACTGTAAATACAACGGACAACATTTCCAACAGATCTTTGGCACTGCAATGGGGAATCCCATCTCGCCCACACTAGCAGATTTAGTAATGGAAACACTTTTGGACACAGTTATACCATTACTAACATTCAAGCCCCCATTCCtgaaaaaatatgtagatgATCTTCTACTAGCACTGCCCGCGAATCAACTAAACCATGTATTAGAGACTTTCAACAGTTACAACGAACATATTCAATtcacctacgaaatggaaaacaatAGACGACTACCGTTTCTAGACATGACACTGATAAGACAAGAAAATCAAAGCATTAAAACAGAATGGTATATGAAACCAATCGCCAGTGGCAGATTTTTAGACTACTTTTCGTTCCACCCGCTCCATCATAAAATTAACATGGCTAAAAATTTCATCAGACGAGTTGACAAGCTATCCACTAATCTACAGAACGATGATAAGGCTCGCATCATTCACAAACAATTGAGACTAAACAACTACCCGAAAGCACTAATAAACAGATTAATAAGCCGAATGCAGGAAAACATCACGGCACCGCAAGAAACACCTAGTGAAAACCTGGAATATACTTACCGTTCGATACCATACATACCACACCTGTCGAACCGAATCGACAAGCACCTAAAAAACGATTACAAACACATACGACTTGCACACCGCAACATAAAAACAGTTAAACAGTTGTTCACAAATGTTAAAGACCCCATTCCACATGAACACCAGAGCAACGTCATCTACAACATACCGTGCAAAGACTGCAGCGCCTGCTACGTGggaatgacaacaaacatgCTTAAAACTAGAATTAGTGGACACCGGACGCACTACAACACCTGGGACAAACTACTGCAACAAGGTTACAACGAAACAGATACCCAAATTAGTACACTTAAGGAAAAAACAGCACTAATGCATCACAGTATCACACAGAATCACCGGtttgattttcaacaaacaaaaattatagaCAGACACAACAAACCACAAGCACTCCCGTTTTTAGAAATTTGCCATATTGCCAACACAGAAAATAGCATAAACAAACGCACAGACACTGAGGGACTGAACACCATATACGCTGGTATTATACACTCGATAAAGAACatcaaccaaaacaaaacagacaaCCATGACAGCCAATCCACTACCACCAAAACTCAAAGCTGTACAATCTCGCAAACACACCCTTAG
- the LOC129728071 gene encoding uncharacterized protein LOC129728071 produces the protein MGNPISPTLADLVMETLLDTVIPLLTFKPPFLKKYVDDLLLALPANQLNHVLETFNSYNEHIQFTYEMENNRRLPFLDMTLIRQENQSIKTEWYMKPIASGRFLDYFSFHPLHHKINMAKNFIRRVDKLSTNLQNDDKARIIHKQLRLNNYPKALINRLISRMQENITAPQETPSENLEYTYRSIPYIPHLSNRIDKHLKNDYKHIRLAHRNIKTVKQLFTNVKDPIPHEHQSNVIYNIPCKDCSACYVGMTTNMLKTRISGHRTHYNTWDKLLQQGYNETDTQISTLKEKTALMHHSITQNHRFDFQQTKIIDRHNKPQALPFLEICHIANTENSINKRTDTEGLNTIYAGIIHSIKNINQNKTDNHDSQSTTTKTQSCTISQTHP, from the coding sequence ATGGGGAATCCCATCTCGCCCACACTAGCAGATTTAGTAATGGAAACACTTTTGGACACAGTTATACCATTACTAACATTCAAGCCCCCATTCCtgaaaaaatatgtagatgATCTTCTACTAGCACTGCCCGCGAATCAACTAAACCATGTATTAGAGACTTTCAACAGTTACAACGAACATATTCAATtcacctacgaaatggaaaacaatAGACGACTACCGTTTCTAGACATGACACTGATAAGACAAGAAAATCAAAGCATTAAAACAGAATGGTATATGAAACCAATCGCCAGTGGCAGATTTTTAGACTACTTTTCGTTCCACCCGCTCCATCATAAAATTAACATGGCTAAAAATTTCATCAGACGAGTTGACAAGCTATCCACTAATCTACAGAACGATGATAAGGCTCGCATCATTCACAAACAATTGAGACTAAACAACTACCCGAAAGCACTAATAAACAGATTAATAAGCCGAATGCAGGAAAACATCACGGCACCGCAAGAAACACCTAGTGAAAACCTGGAATATACTTACCGTTCGATACCATACATACCACACCTGTCGAACCGAATCGACAAGCACCTAAAAAACGATTACAAACACATACGACTTGCACACCGCAACATAAAAACAGTTAAACAGTTGTTCACAAATGTTAAAGACCCCATTCCACATGAACACCAGAGCAACGTCATCTACAACATACCGTGCAAAGACTGCAGCGCCTGCTACGTGggaatgacaacaaacatgCTTAAAACTAGAATTAGTGGACACCGGACGCACTACAACACCTGGGACAAACTACTGCAACAAGGTTACAACGAAACAGATACCCAAATTAGTACACTTAAGGAAAAAACAGCACTAATGCATCACAGTATCACACAGAATCACCGGtttgattttcaacaaacaaaaattatagaCAGACACAACAAACCACAAGCACTCCCGTTTTTAGAAATTTGCCATATTGCCAACACAGAAAATAGCATAAACAAACGCACAGACACTGAGGGACTGAACACCATATACGCTGGTATTATACACTCGATAAAGAACatcaaccaaaacaaaacagacaaCCATGACAGCCAATCCACTACCACCAAAACTCAAAGCTGTACAATCTCGCAAACACACCCTTAG